A genomic window from Vigna radiata var. radiata cultivar VC1973A chromosome 2, Vradiata_ver6, whole genome shotgun sequence includes:
- the LOC106778790 gene encoding F-box/FBD/LRR-repeat protein At1g13570-like, producing MAQGKIIAQEISKKMVTWNRIEKRDIISTMPNEIVANVLSRLTLKEAARTSVLSTTWRYQWTYFSGDLNFDNSLRTLLLRHENVGLLTKCKVFVREWEMFMSLLQHVMKSLKCHSMHGLRICMDLGNPWKVTEWVKFAAEKNVETLDLDFSYNFMEPFFEISENIRNVLSKSFEMRVLRVLRLASVDVSAGIIESFLASSPVLETLSVRGSKSVVSLKIQGQGLRLKHLELVECHILHLHICAENLMTFTYTGDYGNFNFETVPNLVEVSFGGKYCNYLLSNMQDAELYAVLSQVHVLKLELFILYGGILEDLPVLSNVKNLELRVRHRCGGELGRTVSLLSAFPSITVLKIKFVRTTIWELDEGWKANLKHEYPNLRELEVSGYRRDTCQIELLISIFKKAPNLNRIVVDPLASMHVQRSPDVKASIRETQRDMTIWYVDALKPHVSPSTQLIVL from the exons ATGGCTCAGGGGAAGATAATTGCACAAGAAATATCAAAGAAAATGGTGACATGGAACAGAATTGAGAAGAGGGACATCATAAGCACCATGCCAAATGAGATCGTTGCAAATGTTCTGTCTCGGTTGACATTGAAAGAAGCTGCTAGAACTAGCGTGTTGTCAACTACATGGAGATATCAATGGACCTATTTCTCTGGGGACTTGAACTTTGATAATTCTCTCAGGACTCTTCTCTTGCGTCATGAGAATGTTGGACTTTTGACCAAGTGCAAAGTTTTTGTTCGTGAGTGGGAGATGTTCATGAGCCTTTTGCAACATGTGATGAAATCGTTGAAATGTCACTCCATGCATGGACTCAGAATCTGCATGGATTTGGGCAACCCTTGGAAGGTGACTGAGTGGGTGAAGTTTGCTGCAGAAAAGAATGTTGAAACTTTGGACCTGGATTTTTCATACAATTTCATGGAACCATTCTTTGAAATAAGTGAGAATATTCGAAATGTGTTGTCAAAGAGTTTTGAAATGAGGGTACTGAGAGTCCTTCGTTTGGCTTCTGTGGACGTGAGTGCTGGGATCATTGAGAGTTTTCTAGCATCTTCTCCAGTGCTTGAAACATTATCCGTCAGAGGATCAAAAAGCGTTGTGAGCTTGAAAATTCAGGGTCAAGGACTGAGGTTAAAGCATTTGGAGTTGGTTGAATGTCATATTTTGCATCTTCATATCTGTGCTGAAAATCTCATGACATTTACTTACACCGGAGATTATGGAAATTTTAACTTTGAAACTGTTCCAAACCTTGTGGAAGTCTCCTTTGGaggaaaatattgtaattaCCTGCTATCGAACATGCAAGATGCTGAACTTTATGCAGTACTTTCGCAGGTTCATGTTCTGAAATTGGAACTGTTTATACTCTATGGG GGAATTCTTGAAGATCTTCCTGTGTTAAGTAATGTGAAAAACCTGGAACTACGAGTTCGTCACAGGTGTGGAGGGGAACTTGGTCGTACTGTTTCATTACTGAGTGCATTCCCTTCAATAACTGTGCTTAAGATTAAG TTCGTGAGGACCACTATCTGGGAATTGGATGAGGGGTGGAAGGCCAATCTGAAGCATGAGTATCCAAACCTGAGGGAGCTGGAAGTGTCTGGGTACAGAAGAGACACCTGTCAAATTGAGTTGCTGATCAGCATATTTAAAAAGGCACCAAATCTCAACAGGATTGTTGTGGATCCCTTGGCTTCAATGCATGTGCAAAGATCACCTGATGTCAAGGCCAGCATTAGAGAAACGCAACGTGATATGACCATATGGTATGTTGATGCTCTCAAACCTCATGTGTCTCCTTCAACTCAGTTGATCGTCCTCTAA
- the LOC106756375 gene encoding zinc finger CCCH domain-containing protein 24 yields the protein MAEPVANTQLSPSKTLDSTNGHDSTLEPNQMLPQDAQINQENDGVVSTRKRSREDDDGEERSLHPLWKTSLCSYYRSHNNSCNHGDTCRYAHGEEELRPRPDNTWDPTSERAKKALKTETGEKCSVSEDVMMTEAVVDGDDYDSNHALSKCLVHLPRKWSSENLRNFLSEQGIAFKHAKKKKGMMIGFVTFEDEEQLKSSSKDLEGKTIGNKTVKVADVIPRSFQKKSNSGVASNQELDEGDDPSSGALDAETNNDKLSVDGSVSKTRNLRDVVTPLAHITYDDQLEQKKASLMQILKKLTRNARKACPNGVSLPEWILKSREIGGLPCKLEGIIASPIVNGYRNKCEFSVGYSLEGNVTVGFMLGNFREGVTAVEEATECPNVSTIACKYATMFQEFLQHSDLPVWNRFKNTGFWRQLTVREGRTNGNTDHAETFGSIAEVMLIVQVSTANFDDALVASEFKRLAHAFVAGATSHCPTLPLTALFVQDHQGISNVAPADAPLRLLPLPKAGGDPEINENNNAMDVRIHDYINNLRFSISPTAFFQVNTLAAEKLYSLAGDWACLGPDTLLFDICCGTGTIGLTLAHRVGMVIGIEMNASAVSDAHRNAEINGIKNIRFICSKAEDVMGSLLREYLNMTKKQDDSNTPKNGNDIPEDSACPEAEKGEMTSHCPENNNAEVGSEVQNGGTSEQVDGISEQTENLTGSQLRDDGNVPKEHSDDPNVCGGGNDIPGDSTCSRPETSDMTSPSEDNKAEVGSEDQKVNSSENGNTSMQQFKNVVAIVDPPRAGLHPTVIKALRTHPRLRRLVYISCNPESLVANAIELCTPSPAKIEKGNKDNRGWRNMSSAGLARHRAKSMPISEAFHPVKAMAVDLFPHTPHCELVMLLER from the exons ATGGCGGAACCTGTCGCTAACACCCAACTCTCTCCCTCGAAAACCCTAGACTCAACCAACGGTCATGATTCTACTTTGGAACCGAATCAAATGCTTCCACAAGACGCTCAAATCAATCAAGAAAACGACGGCGTCGTTTCGACGAGGAAACGGAGTAGGGAAGACGACGACGGCGAGGAGCGATCGCTTCATCCCCTGTGGAAGACCAGCCTCTGCTCCTACTACAGGAGCCACAACAACTCATGCAACCACGGCGACACGTGCCGCTACGCGCACGGCGAGGAGGAACTCCGCCCTCGCCCCGATAACACATGGGACCCGACCTCCGAGCGCGCGAAGAAGGCATTAAAGACAGAGACGGGCGAAAAGTGCTCCGTCTCGGAGGACGTGATGATGACGGAAGCTGTTGTCGACGGCGACGATTACGATTCCAATCACGCGCTTAGCAAATGTTTGGTGCATTTGCCGCGTAAGTGGAGTTCCGAGAATTTGAGGAATTTTCTCAGCGAACAG GGTATAGCTTTTAAGCAtgctaagaaaaagaaaggtatGATGATCGGTTTTGTTACCTTTGAAGATGAAGAACAATTGAAGAGTTCATCAAAG GATTTAGAAGGAAAAACAATTGGCAACAAAACGGTAAAGGTTGCTGATGTCATTCCTCGGTCatttcaaaagaaaagtaaCTCCGGTGTTGCTTCCAATCAAGAATTGGATGAAGGGGACGATCCTTCGAGTGGAGCTTTAGATGCTGAAACAAATAACGACAAGTTGTCTGTTGATGGTTCTGTGTCTAAGACAAGAAATTTGCGTGATGTAGTGACTCCTCTGGCTCACATCACCTACGATGATCAGTTGGAGCAGAAAAAAGCCTCTCTCATGCAGATTCTCAAAAAGCTT ACAAGAAATGCTCGCAAAGCTTGTCCAAATGGGGTTTCTCTTCCTGAGTGGATTCTCAAGTCGAGGGAAATAG GTGGTCTTCCGTGCAAACTAGAAGGTATTATTGCATCTCCAATTGTAAATGGATACCGGAACAAGTGTGAATTCTCTGTTGGATATTCTCTGGAAGGCAATGTGACTGTAGGTTTCATGCTGGGAAACTTCAG GGAAGGTGTAACAGCAGTCGAGGAAGCAACCGAGTGCCCAAATGTTTCAACGATTGCTTGCAAATATGCTACAATGTTTCAGGAATTTCTGCAGCACAGTGATTTACCGGTTTGGAACAGATTTAAAAATACTGGATTTTGGCGTCAATTGACG GTCCGAGAAGGCAGAACAAACGGGAATACTGATCATGCTGAAACTTTTGGTAGCATTGCAGAGGTCATGCTTATTGTgcag GTTTCTACTGCAAACTTTGATGATGCATTAGTAGCTTCTGAATTTAAGAGGCTTGCTCACGCATTTGTTGCTGGAGCTACTTCGCATTGTCCAACATTACCGCTCACAGCTCTGTTTGTTCAG GATCACCAAGGAATATCCAATGTGGCACCTGCTGATGCACCACTGCGTTTGCTACCACTTCCTAAAGCAGGTGGGGATCCTGAGATCAATGAAAACAATAATGCCATGGATGTAAGAATCCATGATTATATCAACAATCTCAGGTTCTCTATATCTCCAACCGCATTTTTTCAg GTTAACACTCTTGCTGCTGAGAAGTTGTACTCACTTGCTGGAGATTGGGCATGCTTAGGTCCTGATACACTACTATTTGATATATGCTGCGGGACAGGAACAATTGGCCTGACATTAGCACATCGAGTTGGTATG gTGATTGGAATTGAAATGAATGCTTCTGCAGTGTCTGATGCCCATAGGAACGCTGAGATTAATGGCATAAAAAACATTAGATTTATATGTTCAAAG GCAGAGGACGTGATGGGATCTCTGTTAAGGGAATACCTCAATATGACTAAGAAGCAAGATGATTCTAATACCCCTAAAAATGGCAATGACATTCCTGAGGATAGTGCCTGCCCAGAGGCTGAAAAGGGAGAAATGACATCTCATTGTCCAGAAAATAACAATGCAGAAGTTGGAAGTGAAGTTCAGAACGGTGGCACCTCTGAACAAGTTGACGGGATATCTGAACAGACAGAGAACTTGACAGGTTCTCAGTTAAGGGATGATGGAAATGTGCCTAAGGAACATAGCGACGATCCAAATGTCTGTGGAGGTGGCAATGACATTCCTGGGGATAGTACCTGCTCAAGGCCTGAAACCAGTGATATGACATCTCCTTCAGAAGATAACAAGGCAGAAGTTGGAAGTGAAGATCAGAAGGTTAATTCTTCTGAAAATGGGAACACTTCCATGCAACAGTTCAAAAATGTTGTTGCCATTGTTGATCCTCCACGTGCTGGACTTCATCCAACT GTAATCAAAGCTTTGAGAACTCATCCACGCTTGCGGAGGCTTGT TTACATATCCTGCAATCCTGAAAGTCTGGTGGCAAATGCTATTGAGCTTTGTACGCCATCCCCCGCAAAAATTGAGAAAGGTAATAAAGACAACAGAGGATGGAGAAACATGAGCAGTGCTGGTCTAGCAAGGCACAGGGCCAAGTCTATGCCCATCTCAGAGGCCTTCCATCCCGTAAAGGCTATGGCTGTTGATCTTTTTCCACATACTCCACACTGTGAGTTGGTTATGCTTCTTGAGAGGTAG